A genomic region of Christiangramia sp. OXR-203 contains the following coding sequences:
- a CDS encoding VWA domain-containing protein: MMLEEKIWFWLLLVIPLVILLYLLLVFWQRRTRRKFADSHLLKSLVPDRSRSKPLLKLLLILLGIAALVVALVNPKIGSKMETVKREGVDIVFAIDVSKSMEAEDIAPSRIEKSKQLVSQILNNLGSDRVGIIAYAGGAFPQLPITTDYSSAKMFLQALNTDMISSQGTAISDAIELATTYYDDDQQTNRVLFIISDGEDHEGNVEDIAEQAAEDGIRIFTIGVGTEKGGPIPIKRNGVIQNYKKDNQNETVITKLNPQTLQEIADATEGAYIEGNVTGDVVDEVLSQLQNIEKTEFEAKQFADYESQFQWFLGIALALFFLDIFVLEKSTAWLRKLNLFNEGGRKKEKNDAA, from the coding sequence ATGATGTTAGAAGAAAAAATATGGTTTTGGTTGTTGCTGGTGATTCCACTAGTGATCTTGCTATATCTTCTACTGGTATTCTGGCAGAGAAGAACGCGAAGAAAATTTGCTGATAGCCACCTCTTAAAAAGTCTTGTTCCCGACCGATCTAGAAGTAAACCTCTTCTAAAACTTTTATTGATCTTGTTAGGTATTGCTGCACTTGTTGTAGCGCTTGTCAATCCTAAAATAGGTTCTAAAATGGAAACTGTGAAGCGGGAAGGGGTTGATATCGTTTTTGCCATAGATGTATCCAAAAGTATGGAGGCTGAAGATATTGCGCCAAGCAGGATCGAGAAGTCAAAACAACTTGTAAGTCAGATTTTGAATAATCTTGGAAGTGACCGGGTGGGGATTATCGCTTATGCCGGTGGTGCATTTCCGCAATTGCCAATTACGACCGACTATTCATCAGCCAAAATGTTTCTGCAGGCTTTAAATACAGATATGATCTCCTCACAGGGAACTGCCATTAGCGATGCGATAGAACTGGCGACCACTTATTACGACGATGATCAGCAGACCAATCGGGTTTTGTTCATCATTAGTGATGGAGAGGATCATGAAGGCAATGTAGAGGACATCGCGGAACAGGCTGCGGAAGATGGGATTCGTATCTTTACTATAGGAGTAGGTACCGAGAAAGGTGGGCCAATTCCAATTAAACGTAACGGGGTTATTCAGAATTATAAGAAAGATAATCAGAATGAAACGGTTATCACAAAGTTGAATCCTCAAACCCTTCAGGAGATTGCAGATGCTACTGAAGGTGCCTATATCGAAGGCAATGTTACCGGAGATGTAGTGGATGAAGTTTTAAGTCAGCTTCAGAATATTGAAAAAACAGAATTTGAAGCCAAGCAATTTGCCGACTATGAATCTCAATTTCAATGGTTTCTGGGAATAGCTTTGGCATTATTTTTTCTAGATATTTTTGTATTGGAGAAAAGTACCGCCTGGTTAAGAAAATTGAACCTTTTTAATGAAGGTGGCAGGAAAAAGGAGAAGAACGATGCAGCATAA
- a CDS encoding tetratricopeptide repeat protein has protein sequence MQHKTGFKITLSILLFHFGIVTVLAQKDQEKLQQQSNEYIVEAQEALSENKFANAEASYRKAIAKDPSNMKAKYNMGNLYHAKEKSLNAEQRLKEAAEIAESKDEKHQIFHNLGNSYMQQKNYQEAVNAYKNALRNNPTDDETRYNLALAKKKLEEEKQNPDQNDDQNQDKQDNKENEDQNQDQKDQNNDGEGGEDEKQDQKPKDEGENENDKKEGDQNEDKEKQEGDEKKEDKGQGDEKQQQKPKPAQGQLSPQQIQSLLEAMNNEEKKVQDKINAQKAKGVKVKAEKDW, from the coding sequence ATGCAGCATAAAACCGGTTTCAAAATCACACTTAGTATTTTACTGTTTCACTTCGGAATAGTGACAGTTCTCGCGCAGAAAGATCAGGAGAAACTTCAGCAGCAATCCAACGAATATATTGTGGAAGCACAGGAAGCTCTTTCAGAAAATAAATTTGCGAATGCAGAAGCTTCTTACCGTAAAGCAATTGCGAAGGATCCATCTAATATGAAGGCGAAGTATAATATGGGAAACCTGTATCACGCCAAAGAAAAATCGCTGAATGCAGAACAGCGCTTAAAAGAAGCTGCAGAAATCGCTGAAAGCAAAGATGAAAAACACCAGATCTTTCACAATCTTGGAAATTCATATATGCAGCAAAAAAATTATCAGGAAGCTGTAAATGCTTATAAAAATGCGCTTCGGAATAATCCAACCGATGATGAAACTCGTTATAATTTAGCCTTAGCGAAGAAAAAACTGGAAGAAGAAAAGCAGAATCCAGATCAAAACGACGATCAGAATCAGGATAAGCAGGATAATAAAGAAAACGAAGACCAGAACCAGGATCAGAAAGATCAGAATAACGATGGTGAAGGTGGAGAAGACGAAAAGCAGGATCAAAAGCCTAAGGACGAGGGAGAGAACGAAAACGATAAGAAAGAAGGCGATCAAAACGAGGATAAGGAAAAGCAGGAAGGCGACGAGAAAAAAGAGGATAAAGGCCAGGGTGATGAAAAGCAGCAGCAGAAGCCAAAACCGGCACAGGGTCAGCTATCTCCTCAACAAATCCAAAGTTTGCTGGAAGCTATGAATAATGAAGAAAAGAAAGTCCAGGATAAAATTAATGCCCAGAAAGCTAAGGGCGTGAAAGTTAAAGCTGAAAAGGACTGGTAA
- a CDS encoding BatD family protein — protein MKTKLLILSFLMFTGGLLQAQVRFEAKVSREKLGINERLRVDFEMNEDGDNFNAPSFSDFTVVGGPNQKISTSILNGKMAYSKTYSFYLQPKKRGTLTVGQAEIVIDDKVYKTSPIDVEVTAAVDKPTDGNNTELIAEDNLHLVAEVSKGNPYLNEAITVVYKLYVSPRISVSNWRELDNPKYNDFWSQSVDIKQLRVENGEYRGEPYRYVILRKTILYPQKTGELNIEPLTLSVAVDVPSERRDIFGSRIYKTVNKTVAADNKKIKVKALPTNAPENFTGAVGKFDFSVSSSKNELNAGESLQAKVEVKGNGNLKLFDLPELTAPSSLEMYDPERRENVNTNLNGMQGSISNSYTIIPTRKGKYPIPALSFSYFDPKSETYITHTSDEMLISVDSGPLAGSNNMSNSGVNKQPVAFNDSQFRFIKLNTNLKPLNDSGFFGSAGFWTALILPLAAIPLFILFGRKRDKRAADVTGNRIRKADKLARKYLSEAKRNLGDQKEFYLALERSMHNYLKAKLGITTSEMSKDRINQILSEKQVDEQTTTEFIALLSSCEFARYTPASSDAMQQDYEKAVRVISTLDKQL, from the coding sequence ATGAAAACAAAATTATTGATTTTAAGTTTTTTGATGTTCACCGGAGGTTTGCTCCAGGCGCAGGTGCGCTTCGAAGCCAAGGTTAGCAGGGAGAAGCTGGGAATTAATGAACGGCTTCGGGTTGATTTTGAAATGAACGAAGATGGAGACAACTTTAATGCTCCTTCTTTTTCAGATTTTACCGTAGTTGGAGGCCCAAATCAAAAAATAAGCACGAGTATCCTTAATGGGAAAATGGCTTATTCTAAGACCTACAGTTTTTATCTCCAGCCGAAAAAGCGTGGAACACTCACCGTTGGACAGGCTGAGATCGTTATCGATGATAAGGTTTATAAAACATCGCCAATAGATGTTGAGGTAACTGCTGCCGTAGACAAACCTACAGATGGGAATAACACTGAATTGATCGCCGAGGATAATTTGCACCTCGTAGCAGAAGTATCTAAAGGAAATCCATATTTAAACGAAGCGATCACAGTGGTTTACAAACTATATGTGAGTCCGCGAATTAGTGTAAGCAATTGGAGGGAACTTGACAATCCAAAATACAATGATTTCTGGAGTCAGAGTGTGGATATCAAACAGCTTCGTGTCGAAAATGGTGAATACCGCGGTGAGCCTTATCGTTATGTAATACTAAGGAAAACGATTCTTTATCCACAAAAAACCGGTGAATTAAATATTGAGCCACTTACATTATCTGTGGCGGTAGATGTTCCTAGTGAACGCCGCGATATTTTTGGAAGCAGGATCTACAAAACCGTCAATAAAACCGTGGCGGCAGATAATAAGAAGATCAAGGTAAAAGCTTTGCCTACGAATGCGCCAGAGAATTTTACCGGAGCTGTCGGGAAATTTGATTTTAGCGTTAGTAGTAGTAAAAATGAATTGAATGCAGGTGAAAGTCTGCAGGCGAAAGTTGAAGTAAAAGGGAACGGAAATTTGAAATTATTCGATCTTCCAGAACTAACCGCTCCTTCATCTCTGGAAATGTATGATCCTGAACGTCGTGAAAATGTGAATACGAATTTGAACGGAATGCAGGGAAGTATTTCAAATTCCTATACAATCATACCAACCAGAAAAGGGAAATATCCAATTCCGGCATTATCTTTTTCTTATTTCGATCCAAAGAGTGAAACTTATATCACCCATACTTCAGATGAAATGCTGATAAGTGTTGATAGCGGACCTTTAGCAGGATCGAACAATATGAGTAATTCCGGAGTTAATAAGCAACCGGTTGCTTTCAATGACAGTCAGTTTAGATTTATTAAGCTGAATACTAATTTGAAACCTCTCAACGATTCAGGTTTCTTTGGTTCCGCTGGTTTCTGGACTGCCTTGATACTTCCGCTGGCAGCGATTCCATTATTTATTCTCTTCGGAAGAAAAAGAGATAAAAGAGCCGCAGATGTTACCGGAAATAGAATTAGAAAAGCAGATAAACTCGCTAGAAAATATCTTTCAGAAGCAAAAAGGAATTTAGGAGATCAGAAGGAATTCTATCTTGCCCTGGAAAGATCGATGCATAATTATCTGAAAGCTAAACTGGGAATTACCACCAGTGAAATGAGTAAGGATAGAATTAATCAAATACTTAGCGAGAAGCAGGTTGATGAGCAAACTACGACAGAGTTTATAGCGCTTTTATCTAGTTGTGAATTTGCACGGTATACACCGGCATCATCAGATGCTATGCAACAGGACTATGAAAAAGCAGTTCGAGTAATTTCAACCCTGGATAAACAACTATAA
- a CDS encoding VWA domain-containing protein, producing MFANFNFENPEFFWLLLLLPLAIGWYIWKRNKQTAALKISSTKGFKGKSGLLPKLRPVLFILRLLTMALIITAMARPRTVDVSTQSSSTQGIDIVMAIDVSASMLARDLQPTRLEATKNVAEEFIKDRPADRIGLVVYAGESFTKTPITSDKSIVLDALEGIEYNNVLENGTAIGSGLATAVNRIKDSDAESKVIILLTDGVNNSGFIDPNTASELALEFGIRVYTIGVGSNGMALSPTAILPNGRFQYGNVPVEIDEELLTQIASTTGGKYFRATDNEKLEAIYEEIDALEKTEIEEFRYYNYDEKYRPLVLLAGGLLLLEVLLRMTVFRSFV from the coding sequence ATGTTTGCAAATTTCAATTTTGAGAATCCGGAGTTTTTCTGGTTACTATTGCTGCTTCCGCTGGCAATAGGCTGGTATATCTGGAAACGAAATAAGCAAACTGCTGCCCTTAAGATTTCGTCAACTAAAGGATTCAAGGGAAAATCTGGCTTGCTTCCTAAATTGCGACCGGTACTTTTTATATTGAGATTACTTACAATGGCTTTGATCATTACCGCTATGGCGCGACCAAGAACAGTTGATGTTTCTACGCAGTCCAGTAGTACTCAGGGAATCGATATTGTTATGGCAATAGATGTTTCTGCCAGTATGCTAGCGAGGGATTTACAACCAACACGTCTTGAGGCTACTAAAAATGTGGCCGAAGAATTTATCAAGGATCGTCCTGCAGATAGAATTGGCCTGGTAGTCTATGCGGGAGAGAGTTTTACAAAAACTCCCATTACCAGCGATAAGTCTATCGTACTGGACGCGCTGGAAGGAATTGAATATAATAATGTTCTCGAAAATGGAACTGCAATTGGTTCCGGACTGGCTACGGCAGTAAACAGGATCAAGGATAGCGATGCTGAAAGTAAAGTCATCATTCTGCTTACCGATGGGGTGAACAACTCCGGTTTTATAGATCCAAACACAGCCAGTGAGCTGGCACTGGAGTTTGGGATTAGAGTTTATACAATTGGTGTAGGTAGTAACGGGATGGCTTTGTCTCCAACTGCTATACTTCCAAATGGAAGGTTTCAGTATGGAAATGTGCCTGTAGAGATCGATGAAGAATTGCTTACTCAAATTGCATCTACTACCGGAGGAAAATATTTTAGAGCGACCGATAATGAAAAACTGGAAGCTATCTACGAGGAAATTGACGCTCTGGAAAAAACAGAAATCGAAGAATTTCGTTACTATAATTACGATGAAAAATACAGGCCATTGGTGTTACTTGCCGGTGGATTGCTTTTGCTGGAAGTGCTATTAAGAATGACAGTATTTAGAAGCTTTGTTTAA
- a CDS encoding SulP family inorganic anion transporter yields MFKHLNKDFPASIVVFFVAIPLCLGIALASGAPLFSGLIAGIIGGIVVGAISGSSLGVSGPAAGLAAIVLAAITNIGYENLLLAVVIGGAIQIGFGLLKAGIIGYYFPNSVIKGMLTGIGIIIILKQIPHFFGYDDDPQGDWAFFQVDGENTFSEIFNMANGISPGATLIAIIAMIILVLWETVLSDKGKFFKLVQGPLVAVGAGIVFFLLTKGDETFGISQEHLVNVPVPDSFDSFVGQFTLPSFEMIGSLQIWITGFTIALVASLETLLCVEATDKLDPHKRTTPTNRELFAQGTGNMLSGMIGGLPITQVIVRSSANIQSGGQTKMAAILHGFLLLISVVVIPNILNYIPLSVLAAILFLVGYKLAKPALFKEMYLKGWKQFIPFIVTIVGIVFGDLLIGIGLGLAVGIVVILIKSYQNSYFLHIENETDENKTVKMTLAEEVTFINKGAIIKELNKLKENSYLIMDVRKSRYLDNDIIEILDDFRVKAAEKNIDIKIISERGTIENPDSYQEFFAQKKIS; encoded by the coding sequence ATGTTTAAGCATTTAAATAAAGATTTTCCGGCAAGTATTGTCGTATTTTTTGTTGCCATTCCCTTGTGTCTTGGTATTGCCCTAGCCAGTGGTGCTCCGTTATTCTCTGGTTTAATTGCCGGTATCATTGGTGGTATCGTGGTTGGAGCCATTAGTGGTTCGAGTCTTGGAGTTAGTGGACCGGCAGCGGGACTTGCAGCTATTGTCCTTGCGGCGATCACAAATATTGGTTATGAGAACTTATTGCTAGCCGTAGTGATTGGTGGTGCAATCCAGATTGGATTCGGACTTCTAAAAGCAGGTATTATTGGATATTATTTCCCAAACTCGGTGATTAAAGGAATGCTTACAGGTATTGGGATTATCATTATCCTGAAGCAGATCCCTCACTTCTTTGGTTACGACGATGATCCTCAAGGTGACTGGGCATTTTTCCAGGTAGATGGAGAGAATACGTTCTCAGAAATCTTCAACATGGCGAATGGTATTAGCCCGGGAGCAACTTTGATAGCTATTATTGCAATGATCATTCTTGTGCTTTGGGAAACTGTTTTAAGTGATAAGGGTAAATTCTTTAAACTTGTACAGGGGCCTTTGGTTGCAGTAGGAGCGGGAATTGTTTTCTTTCTGCTTACTAAAGGAGATGAGACTTTTGGAATTTCCCAGGAGCATTTGGTAAATGTTCCGGTGCCCGATAGTTTTGATTCATTCGTTGGTCAGTTTACTTTGCCTTCTTTCGAAATGATTGGTTCTTTGCAGATCTGGATCACTGGATTCACCATTGCATTAGTAGCCAGTCTGGAAACTTTATTGTGTGTGGAAGCAACAGATAAACTGGATCCGCACAAGAGAACCACTCCTACCAATCGTGAACTTTTCGCTCAGGGGACAGGAAATATGCTTTCAGGTATGATTGGTGGATTGCCAATTACACAGGTGATCGTAAGAAGTTCTGCCAACATACAGTCTGGAGGACAAACTAAAATGGCGGCGATTCTACATGGTTTCTTACTATTGATCTCGGTTGTAGTAATTCCTAATATTCTAAATTATATTCCACTTTCAGTATTGGCAGCTATTCTATTTCTTGTAGGATACAAACTGGCGAAACCAGCTTTATTTAAAGAAATGTATTTGAAAGGATGGAAGCAATTCATACCATTTATTGTGACCATCGTTGGAATCGTATTCGGTGATCTTCTAATTGGAATTGGCCTTGGACTTGCCGTTGGAATTGTGGTAATTCTTATCAAATCTTACCAGAACTCTTACTTCCTTCACATTGAAAATGAAACTGATGAAAACAAGACTGTGAAAATGACTCTTGCTGAAGAAGTGACTTTTATCAATAAGGGTGCGATCATTAAAGAACTGAATAAATTAAAAGAGAATTCTTATCTTATCATGGATGTGCGAAAGAGCAGGTATCTTGATAACGATATTATAGAAATTCTTGACGATTTCAGAGTAAAGGCTGCGGAAAAGAATATTGACATTAAGATTATTTCAGAAAGAGGAACTATTGAGAATCCAGATAGTTACCAGGAATTTTTCGCACAGAAGAAGATCAGCTAA
- a CDS encoding carbonic anhydrase family protein has protein sequence MIKDIINKDKQTNLSPDAVLKDLMEGNERFSNAKMHQRDYASQVEQTKGGQWPQAVVLGCIDSRVPLETIFDQGVGDIFSARVAGNFENTDILGSLEYSCKVAGSKLVMVLGHEACGAVKAACDDVDLGNITHLLSNIKPAVKATETSGERNSSNSDFVAGVVENNVKLTMNRIREKSPILKEMEDNGEIKIVGGVYSISNGKVSLL, from the coding sequence ATGATTAAAGATATAATCAATAAAGACAAGCAAACAAATTTGAGTCCTGATGCCGTGCTGAAGGATCTAATGGAAGGAAACGAGCGTTTTTCCAATGCTAAGATGCATCAGAGAGATTATGCATCCCAGGTGGAACAGACCAAAGGAGGGCAATGGCCACAGGCAGTTGTACTTGGCTGTATCGATTCAAGGGTACCGTTAGAAACTATTTTCGACCAGGGAGTTGGAGATATCTTCTCTGCCAGGGTAGCAGGAAACTTTGAAAATACTGATATTCTTGGAAGTCTGGAATACTCCTGTAAAGTTGCAGGCAGTAAATTGGTGATGGTTCTGGGACATGAAGCTTGCGGCGCAGTTAAAGCCGCCTGTGATGATGTGGACCTAGGTAACATTACACATTTATTAAGCAATATTAAACCTGCCGTAAAAGCAACTGAAACTAGTGGCGAAAGGAATTCCAGCAATTCTGATTTTGTTGCTGGTGTGGTTGAAAATAACGTAAAACTTACCATGAACAGGATCAGAGAGAAAAGTCCGATTCTTAAAGAAATGGAAGATAATGGTGAGATTAAAATCGTTGGAGGCGTGTATTCTATCTCAAATGGGAAAGTAAGTTTGCTATAA
- a CDS encoding CvpA family protein produces MNTVDIVLGIFLLYGLVRGFFRGFLTELASLVGLVAGIYGAIHFSYYAGEFLSQHVDWDIEIINLASLAITFLIIIFVVSLVGKMLTKAADFAALGIVNKLLGAVFGLLKSAFVASVIIMFFMTSNKTLEFVETETLEESVLYEPVAVIAPIILPSIIKQVKEKDLWDTEAEAK; encoded by the coding sequence ATGAATACAGTGGATATTGTCCTGGGGATTTTCCTGCTCTACGGATTGGTACGTGGTTTTTTCAGAGGATTTTTAACTGAGCTTGCTTCCTTGGTAGGACTTGTAGCCGGTATATACGGTGCCATTCATTTCTCCTACTACGCCGGCGAATTTCTTTCACAACACGTGGATTGGGATATAGAAATTATCAACCTTGCGAGCCTGGCCATTACCTTTTTGATTATCATTTTCGTGGTATCCTTAGTTGGTAAAATGCTTACTAAAGCAGCAGACTTTGCAGCGCTTGGAATCGTAAATAAACTATTAGGAGCTGTATTTGGATTACTGAAATCTGCTTTTGTTGCCAGTGTAATCATCATGTTCTTTATGACCAGCAATAAAACACTTGAATTCGTAGAAACTGAAACACTTGAGGAATCTGTACTTTATGAACCGGTAGCTGTGATCGCCCCTATCATTTTACCATCGATTATCAAACAGGTGAAAGAAAAAGACCTTTGGGATACTGAAGCGGAAGCTAAATAA
- the pheS gene encoding phenylalanine--tRNA ligase subunit alpha — translation MIDKIKGHIAEVESFNAATNEEIETFRIKYLGKKGILNDYFAEFKNVPNEQKKEFGQVINQLKNAATQRVNSLKESLENSQEEKGVYGDLSRPGEPVEIGSRHPISIVKNQITEIFSNIGFNVSEGPEMEDDWHNFTALNLPEYHPARDMQDTFFIQTDPDILLRTHTSSVQVRYMEENKPPIRTISPGRVFRNEAISARSHCIFHQVEGLYIDKDVSFADMKQTILYFTEQLFGKSKIRLRPSYFPFTEPSAEVDVYWGLETETDYRITKGTGWLEIMGCGMVDPNVLRNCNIDPQEYSGFAFGMGIERIAMLLYQIEDIRMFYENDLRFLEQFKSAL, via the coding sequence ATGATTGATAAGATTAAAGGGCATATTGCTGAAGTTGAAAGCTTTAATGCTGCTACGAATGAAGAAATAGAAACTTTCCGAATCAAATACCTTGGTAAAAAAGGGATTCTGAACGACTATTTTGCTGAGTTCAAGAATGTTCCAAATGAGCAGAAGAAGGAATTCGGACAGGTGATCAATCAGCTTAAGAATGCTGCAACCCAGCGTGTAAATTCTTTAAAGGAAAGTCTAGAGAACAGTCAGGAAGAAAAAGGTGTATATGGTGACCTGAGCAGACCGGGAGAACCGGTTGAAATAGGTTCGAGACACCCAATTTCTATTGTTAAGAACCAGATCACCGAGATCTTTAGCAATATTGGTTTCAATGTTTCTGAAGGACCGGAGATGGAAGATGACTGGCATAACTTTACGGCACTGAACCTTCCAGAGTACCACCCGGCAAGAGACATGCAGGATACATTTTTTATTCAGACAGATCCTGATATTTTGTTGAGAACACATACTTCTTCAGTTCAGGTTCGTTACATGGAAGAGAATAAACCGCCAATTAGAACGATCTCTCCGGGTAGAGTTTTCAGAAATGAAGCAATTTCGGCAAGATCACATTGTATATTTCACCAGGTAGAAGGATTGTATATCGATAAGGACGTGTCTTTTGCTGATATGAAACAAACGATCCTGTACTTTACAGAGCAACTCTTCGGAAAATCAAAAATACGCCTTAGACCTTCTTATTTCCCCTTTACTGAGCCAAGTGCTGAAGTTGATGTTTATTGGGGTCTTGAAACTGAAACCGATTATAGAATCACCAAAGGAACGGGTTGGCTTGAAATTATGGGCTGCGGAATGGTAGACCCGAACGTTCTAAGAAATTGCAATATAGACCCACAGGAATATTCAGGATTTGCTTTTGGGATGGGAATTGAAAGAATTGCCATGCTGCTTTATCAGATAGAAGATATCAGGATGTTTTACGAGAATGACCTAAGATTTCTAGAGCAATTTAAATCTGCACTGTAA
- a CDS encoding tetratricopeptide repeat protein has protein sequence MRKVIVLIFLFVFVLGFSQNQELFDKANAAYQNGEFEASISSYEKIIENGEASAEVYYNLGNAHYKLNNVAPSIYYFEKALQQQPKDEDIQNNIEFARNMAIDDIDEVEQTGLSASFGNMISKYTASGWAIFAIVFSVIFVILFLLYYFSRSSLQKRLFLGFASLSVIACIISVIFAFQQEAYVEDNQYAIIYQEVVEVRDEPNLRGEPSYELHEGTKAKILEDFQEWSRIELSNGAQGWVKSQNIRKL, from the coding sequence ATGAGAAAAGTAATCGTTCTTATCTTTCTATTTGTTTTCGTACTTGGGTTTTCTCAGAACCAGGAACTTTTTGACAAAGCAAATGCAGCTTATCAAAATGGGGAATTTGAAGCTTCTATCTCTAGTTACGAGAAGATCATAGAAAACGGTGAAGCTTCAGCAGAGGTTTATTACAATCTTGGAAATGCTCACTATAAATTGAATAATGTCGCGCCGAGTATCTATTATTTTGAAAAGGCACTTCAGCAACAACCAAAAGATGAAGATATTCAGAATAACATCGAGTTTGCTCGTAACATGGCGATAGACGATATCGATGAGGTGGAGCAAACGGGTCTTTCAGCTTCTTTTGGGAACATGATCTCAAAATATACTGCTTCCGGATGGGCCATTTTTGCCATCGTATTTTCAGTGATCTTTGTTATTTTATTCCTGCTCTATTATTTCTCCCGAAGCTCTCTTCAGAAGAGATTATTCCTGGGTTTTGCATCTCTAAGTGTAATTGCCTGTATCATTTCTGTAATATTTGCCTTCCAGCAGGAAGCCTATGTCGAGGATAACCAGTACGCGATCATATACCAGGAAGTTGTAGAGGTACGGGATGAGCCTAATTTGCGCGGTGAACCTAGCTACGAACTTCACGAAGGTACAAAAGCAAAGATTCTCGAAGATTTTCAGGAATGGTCTAGAATCGAACTTTCCAACGGCGCTCAGGGTTGGGTTAAAAGTCAGAACATCAGGAAGTTGTAA